One Streptosporangium sp. NBC_01495 DNA window includes the following coding sequences:
- a CDS encoding tyrosine-protein phosphatase, with translation MIRHIEFARLYNFRDVGGYRTDDGMEVRWQRLYRSASLHMLADDDLDRFHALGVRTVIDLRHPNEVARRGRAPQGPGYHNLPVEHRRWDTVGDYHPDAGIARFFADRYLEVSQDGHAELRSALELIAEAENAPVVVHCAAGKDRTGLLVALVLRLLGVSEEDVIADYALTGLAKPQMIAYWEKEHPGEPQWAGFGEAPADAMRLFLGELGPVRDYCLRTLRLDEKVISTLKHHLLKNPDIAAISG, from the coding sequence GTGATCCGGCATATCGAGTTCGCGCGGCTGTACAACTTCCGCGATGTGGGCGGCTACCGGACGGACGACGGGATGGAGGTGCGCTGGCAGCGACTCTATCGCTCCGCCTCGCTGCACATGCTCGCCGACGACGACCTCGACCGTTTCCACGCGCTCGGCGTACGCACCGTGATCGACCTGCGCCATCCCAACGAGGTGGCGCGCCGCGGCCGTGCCCCGCAGGGGCCGGGCTACCACAACCTCCCCGTCGAGCACCGCAGGTGGGACACCGTTGGCGACTACCACCCCGACGCCGGGATCGCCAGGTTCTTCGCCGACCGCTACCTGGAGGTGTCCCAGGACGGTCACGCCGAGCTCAGAAGCGCGCTGGAGCTGATCGCCGAGGCGGAGAACGCGCCCGTGGTGGTCCACTGCGCGGCGGGCAAGGACCGCACGGGGCTGCTGGTCGCCCTGGTCCTGCGGCTGCTGGGGGTGTCCGAGGAGGACGTGATCGCCGACTACGCGCTGACCGGGCTGGCCAAGCCCCAGATGATCGCGTACTGGGAGAAGGAGCATCCTGGAGAGCCGCAGTGGGCGGGGTTCGGCGAGGCGCCCGCCGACGCGATGCGCCTTTTCCTCGGCGAACTGGGCCCGGTACGGGACTACTGCCTGCGAACCTTGCGCTTGGACGAAAAGGTCATATCCACTCTCAAGCATCATCTTCTGAAAAATCCTGATATTGCGGCGATCTCTGGGTAG
- a CDS encoding SURF1 family cytochrome oxidase biogenesis protein, protein MPTLDDVYRFLLTPRWLALHVVVLLVIPAFVLLGQWQFGRFEERSTSSDQITGNLRAAPVSVERLTSPGGTVPTQDKYRTVTAKGTYDASAQFLVRRRVQDRAVGFYVLTPLVTANGTGVLVNRGWVKAGSTADALPEVPAPSSGEVTVTGRLRPAETEETSGIRDRAGLPAGQVLLINTEAIGRRLPYGLLGGYVELTGQSPAAAAAPAPVPAPDVGEGGGLNLAYGVQWWLFIGVAIGGWALLIRREAADLKAAASAPAATGGPDPGAPSGRDESGKPGESPDTAPRATTAPTAAPAERAGS, encoded by the coding sequence GTGCCTACCCTTGATGACGTGTACCGGTTCCTGCTGACTCCCCGATGGCTGGCTCTCCACGTGGTGGTGCTGCTGGTCATCCCCGCTTTCGTGCTGCTGGGCCAGTGGCAGTTCGGGCGTTTCGAGGAGAGGTCCACCAGCAGCGACCAGATCACCGGCAACCTCCGCGCCGCCCCCGTCTCCGTAGAGAGGCTCACCTCGCCCGGCGGCACCGTCCCTACGCAGGACAAATACCGCACCGTCACGGCCAAGGGAACATACGACGCCAGTGCCCAGTTCCTGGTCCGGCGCCGCGTCCAGGACAGGGCGGTCGGCTTCTACGTGCTGACCCCGCTGGTCACGGCGAACGGCACCGGCGTGCTGGTGAACCGGGGCTGGGTCAAGGCGGGCAGCACCGCCGACGCCCTCCCCGAGGTCCCCGCGCCGTCCTCGGGTGAGGTGACTGTCACCGGCCGGCTACGCCCGGCCGAGACCGAGGAGACCTCCGGCATCCGCGACCGGGCGGGCCTGCCCGCGGGACAGGTCCTGCTGATCAACACCGAGGCGATCGGGCGCCGCCTGCCGTACGGACTCCTCGGCGGGTACGTCGAGCTGACCGGGCAGTCGCCCGCGGCCGCCGCCGCGCCCGCGCCCGTCCCCGCGCCGGACGTCGGCGAGGGAGGCGGCCTCAACCTGGCCTACGGCGTGCAGTGGTGGCTGTTCATCGGGGTCGCGATCGGCGGCTGGGCGCTGCTGATCCGCCGGGAGGCCGCCGACCTCAAGGCGGCGGCCTCGGCACCGGCCGCGACCGGCGGTCCGGATCCCGGCGCCCCCTCCGGACGCGACGAGTCCGGTAAGCCCGGTGAGTCGCCGGACACCGCCCCGCGAGCCACGACGGCACCGACGGCGGCACCGGCGGAACGTGCCGGGTCCTGA
- a CDS encoding VC0807 family protein gives MTVLMPAPAAPLVLPRIGVLLRHAAPRVFESMILPVLVFYVALVFTSANGALAVAAAWVYGGVAWRLVRGGEAPGTLLLAAGTITVRVVLTVATGNPIVFFLQPCLGVFCVSMGFLLTAPLQRPLIQRVVADLVPLPDQVMEHPRMRRFFVSQSVLWGCAQLLNGALSLWLLLSQTLETYLLVRTSAVAVLLGGVALVSVLSLRHCLRRLETRGAENPEPPTPDLEARAL, from the coding sequence ATGACTGTGCTCATGCCCGCCCCCGCGGCTCCGCTCGTACTCCCCCGCATCGGGGTCCTGTTGCGGCACGCCGCCCCCAGGGTGTTCGAGAGCATGATCCTTCCCGTTCTCGTCTTCTACGTCGCGCTGGTCTTCACCAGCGCGAACGGCGCGCTGGCGGTGGCGGCGGCCTGGGTCTACGGCGGTGTCGCCTGGCGGTTGGTGAGGGGCGGCGAGGCGCCCGGCACGTTGCTGCTGGCGGCGGGCACGATCACCGTCAGGGTGGTGCTCACGGTGGCGACGGGCAATCCCATCGTGTTCTTCCTGCAGCCCTGCCTCGGGGTGTTCTGCGTGAGCATGGGCTTCCTGCTCACCGCGCCGCTGCAGAGACCGCTGATCCAGCGGGTGGTGGCCGACCTCGTGCCGCTGCCCGACCAGGTGATGGAACATCCGCGGATGCGCCGCTTCTTCGTGTCGCAGTCGGTGCTGTGGGGCTGCGCGCAACTGCTGAACGGGGCACTGAGCCTGTGGCTGCTGCTCAGCCAGACCCTGGAGACCTACCTCCTCGTGCGCACCTCCGCGGTCGCGGTGCTGCTCGGCGGCGTGGCGCTGGTCTCGGTGCTCAGCCTCAGGCACTGCCTGCGGAGGCTGGAGACGCGAGGGGCGGAGAACCCGGAACCGCCGACACCGGACCTGGAAGCGCGGGCGCTGTAG
- a CDS encoding winged helix-turn-helix transcriptional regulator — protein MSTYDSHMNEAAPGNLPLRVDNCSIERALGVVGEKWTFLVLREAFRGVRRFADMQAATGAPRQVLSARLTRLVEEGLLRKVPYREPGQRQRDEYRLTQMGLDLYPTLVALMQWGDRYLSDHEGPAVRITHRGCGAPVEQHFHCAEGHEVSGPREVTPVPGPGIRPRATAPALPGPVSAVPGSPPLASPASAGSA, from the coding sequence ATGTCGACCTACGATTCGCACATGAACGAGGCTGCTCCCGGCAACCTGCCCCTGCGGGTGGACAACTGCTCCATCGAACGCGCCCTGGGCGTCGTCGGCGAGAAGTGGACGTTCCTGGTGCTGCGCGAGGCGTTCCGCGGCGTGCGGCGCTTCGCCGACATGCAGGCCGCCACGGGAGCGCCCAGGCAGGTGCTCAGCGCCCGGCTGACCCGGCTGGTGGAGGAGGGACTGCTGCGCAAGGTCCCCTACCGCGAGCCCGGCCAGCGGCAGCGCGACGAATACCGGCTGACCCAGATGGGTCTCGACCTCTATCCGACCCTGGTGGCCCTGATGCAGTGGGGCGACCGGTATCTCAGCGACCACGAGGGGCCGGCGGTGCGCATCACCCACCGCGGCTGCGGCGCCCCGGTCGAACAGCACTTCCACTGCGCCGAGGGGCACGAGGTGTCCGGCCCGAGAGAGGTCACCCCGGTGCCCGGCCCCGGAATTCGCCCCCGCGCTACAGCGCCCGCGCTTCCAGGTCCGGTGTCGGCGGTTCCGGGTTCTCCGCCCCTCGCGTCTCCAGCCTCCGCAGGCAGTGCCTGA
- a CDS encoding GNAT family N-acetyltransferase, producing MMRTQLVSPGVVPAPGDVPVVYGNVMYGNAPEVPGDVTAVPGDVTAVSGDVTAVPGGAVEIRPARPDDEEGVRRFLGGLSPRTQARRFFAGMGRPSAGFVRTLLAVDERRDALLAVHGNLLVGHAMSYRGEETDVEIAVVVGDEWQGMGLGSRLVRTLMRRAESRGARTVGMDVLGDNRKVLSMVRRAWPEATMRVSSGTVEVTAKVLR from the coding sequence ATGATGCGAACTCAGCTGGTGTCGCCGGGTGTCGTCCCGGCGCCCGGAGACGTCCCCGTCGTGTACGGGAACGTCATGTACGGGAACGCCCCCGAGGTGCCCGGGGACGTCACGGCGGTGCCCGGGGATGTCACGGCCGTGTCCGGGGACGTCACGGCGGTGCCCGGGGGTGCCGTCGAGATCCGGCCCGCGCGGCCGGACGACGAGGAGGGGGTCCGCCGCTTCCTCGGGGGGCTGTCGCCTCGTACGCAGGCGCGGAGGTTCTTCGCCGGGATGGGCCGCCCGAGCGCCGGCTTCGTCAGGACGCTGCTCGCGGTGGACGAGCGGCGCGACGCCCTGCTCGCCGTGCACGGGAACCTTCTCGTCGGGCACGCGATGAGCTACCGGGGCGAGGAGACCGACGTCGAGATCGCCGTGGTGGTGGGCGACGAGTGGCAGGGGATGGGACTCGGCTCCCGGCTCGTCCGCACGCTGATGCGCCGAGCGGAGAGCAGGGGGGCCAGAACGGTGGGGATGGACGTGCTCGGGGACAACCGCAAGGTCCTGTCGATGGTCCGCAGGGCATGGCCGGAGGCGACCATGCGCGTCTCCTCCGGCACGGTCGAGGTGACCGCGAAGGTCCTCCGCTGA
- a CDS encoding TetR/AcrR family transcriptional regulator, whose amino-acid sequence MKTAKNGRDGRTRIVEGALRRFSQDGVSATTLASLREESGVSVGSFYHHFASKEHVFGVLYAETLRMYQDAFLAELQRHESARGGIEAIVALHMSWSGEHRERAHLLISERPPRRDEPGGTEVSESRRAFFRKVSDWWRPHMKDGLLQPVHPTMCYVLWLGPATEMCRLWFAGAHQPTPDEIRGLCEAAWQSLRQQSS is encoded by the coding sequence GTGAAGACCGCCAAGAACGGACGCGACGGCCGCACCAGGATCGTCGAGGGTGCCCTGCGCCGATTCAGCCAGGACGGGGTCTCGGCCACCACGCTGGCCAGCCTCCGCGAGGAGAGCGGTGTCAGCGTCGGCAGCTTCTACCACCACTTCGCCAGCAAGGAACACGTCTTCGGCGTCCTGTACGCCGAGACCCTGCGCATGTACCAGGACGCGTTCCTCGCCGAACTCCAGCGCCACGAGAGCGCGCGGGGAGGCATCGAGGCCATCGTCGCGCTGCACATGTCCTGGAGCGGTGAGCACCGCGAGCGTGCGCACCTGCTGATCAGCGAGCGTCCGCCCAGGCGCGACGAGCCGGGTGGCACCGAGGTGTCGGAGTCGCGCAGGGCGTTCTTCAGGAAGGTCTCCGACTGGTGGCGCCCGCACATGAAGGACGGCCTGCTCCAGCCCGTCCACCCGACGATGTGCTACGTGCTCTGGCTGGGACCGGCCACCGAGATGTGCCGCCTGTGGTTCGCCGGCGCGCACCAGCCCACCCCCGACGAGATCAGGGGCCTCTGCGAGGCGGCCTGGCAGAGCCTGCGGCAGCAGAGCTCCTGA